From Nocardioides daedukensis, the proteins below share one genomic window:
- a CDS encoding peptide chain release factor 3 has translation MSDKRPRRTFAVISHPDAGKSTLTEALALHARVITEAGAVHGKGNRRATVSDWMEMEKARGISITSAALQFVYRDHVINLVDTPGHSDFSEDTYRVLSAVDSAVMLVDAGKGLEPQTLKLFQVCALRGIPVVTVINKWDRPGLAALELMDLIEQKIKLRPTPLTWPVGEAGDFRGVLDRRTGEFVKYTRTAGGATRAPERRMPASEVEEVDLDVWSDAVEEHELLSVDDADHDQAKFLAGKTTPVMFASALQNFGVAQLLDLLLDLAPAPGPTEGVDGTTREPEDDFSAFVFKVQSGMNAAHRDRLAYARIVSGEFDRGMVVTHASTGKPFATKYAQAVFGRDVSSIEHAYPGDIVGFVNAQSLRVGDTVYVGDKIEFPPVPTFAPEHFMTASAADIGRYKQFRRGIEQLDQEGVVQVLRSDLRGDQSPVLAAVGPMQFEVVQERMTNEFNSPIRLSRLDFQVARVTDADGAEALKGARGCEVLQRSDGTYLALFTDQWRAGVTARDNPDIMLEALPAGGS, from the coding sequence GTGTCCGACAAGCGTCCCCGCCGTACCTTCGCCGTCATCAGCCACCCCGACGCCGGCAAGTCCACCCTCACCGAGGCCCTCGCCCTGCATGCCCGGGTGATCACCGAGGCGGGCGCGGTGCACGGCAAGGGGAACCGGCGCGCGACGGTCTCGGACTGGATGGAGATGGAGAAGGCCCGAGGCATCTCCATCACCTCGGCCGCGCTCCAGTTCGTCTATCGCGACCACGTGATCAACCTGGTCGACACCCCCGGGCACAGTGACTTCTCCGAGGACACCTACCGAGTGCTCTCCGCGGTCGACTCGGCAGTGATGCTGGTCGACGCCGGAAAGGGCCTCGAGCCGCAGACCCTCAAGCTCTTCCAGGTGTGCGCCCTGCGCGGCATCCCCGTGGTCACCGTGATCAACAAGTGGGACCGTCCCGGCCTGGCGGCGCTCGAGCTGATGGACCTGATCGAGCAGAAGATCAAGCTGCGCCCCACCCCCCTGACCTGGCCGGTCGGGGAGGCTGGCGACTTCCGCGGCGTGCTGGACCGGCGCACCGGTGAGTTCGTGAAGTACACCCGCACCGCAGGCGGCGCGACCCGTGCCCCCGAGCGGCGGATGCCGGCCAGCGAGGTCGAGGAGGTCGACCTCGACGTGTGGTCGGACGCGGTCGAGGAGCACGAACTGCTCTCAGTCGACGACGCCGACCACGACCAGGCGAAGTTCCTCGCCGGCAAGACCACCCCGGTGATGTTCGCCAGCGCCCTGCAGAACTTCGGCGTCGCGCAGCTGCTCGACCTGCTGCTCGACCTGGCCCCGGCCCCCGGCCCGACCGAGGGTGTCGACGGCACCACCCGCGAGCCCGAGGATGACTTCAGCGCCTTCGTCTTCAAGGTCCAGTCCGGGATGAACGCCGCGCACCGCGACCGCCTCGCCTATGCCCGCATCGTCTCGGGCGAGTTCGACCGAGGCATGGTCGTCACCCACGCCTCGACCGGCAAGCCCTTCGCCACCAAATATGCCCAGGCCGTCTTCGGTCGCGACGTCTCCTCCATCGAGCACGCCTATCCCGGCGACATCGTCGGCTTCGTCAACGCCCAGTCGCTGCGCGTGGGGGACACGGTCTATGTCGGCGACAAGATCGAGTTCCCGCCGGTGCCGACCTTCGCGCCCGAGCACTTCATGACCGCCTCGGCGGCCGACATCGGTCGCTACAAGCAGTTCCGCCGTGGCATCGAGCAGCTGGACCAGGAAGGCGTCGTACAGGTGCTCCGTTCCGACCTGCGCGGCGACCAGAGCCCGGTGCTCGCAGCCGTCGGACCGATGCAGTTCGAGGTCGTCCAGGAACGGATGACCAACGAGTTCAACTCCCCGATCCGGCTCTCCCGACTGGACTTCCAGGTCGCCCGGGTGACCGACGCCGACGGTGCCGAGGCTCTCAAGGGCGCCCGCGGCTGCGAGGTCCTGCAGCGTTCGGACGGCACCTACCTGGCGCTCTTCACCGACCAGTGGCGTGCCGGCGTGACGGCCCGGGACAACCCCGACATCATGCTCGAGGCACTGCCTGCCGGCGGAAGCTGA